From Woronichinia naegeliana WA131, the proteins below share one genomic window:
- a CDS encoding MATE family efflux transporter: protein MSLSFSLPQSYQFLPRFYRLSAVSVLSNMMVPLAGLVDTAFLGHLADIRHLAGVILASILFDYLYRVLKFLRSSTNAITAAAAGLDDHKGVLLAGLRSALVALGIGIMILILQYPLQKLGFALLTGSTEIEISGADYFYGRIWGAPAVLLNFVIIGWFLGREMNWLVLVISLVGNLSNVYLDYLMIFQWGWAGAGAGIATALSQYLSLLVGLIGVIFSIQWQFIPEVLSEIFDRAAFKETILLKTNILVRFVILISTYAIFTNISSVFGTVTLAQNGLLLQIALLSQFTINGVGLTTQTLTSNFNSQGSKEKLVPLLIVSMITSLLIALLIALVSILFPDLVFGLLTNHQEINHDVTNYSFWLLPLLEITAIAFMLEGYFTGLKEGKTLRNAVLVAFFLGYLPLLAIAWYLHSNHLLWLSLVVYMTAITLYLGRQIPRTLNLTVEKLVCHDQHPVKADTN, encoded by the coding sequence ATGTCCCTTTCTTTCTCTTTACCCCAATCTTACCAATTCCTACCTCGTTTTTACCGACTTTCTGCGGTCAGCGTTCTTTCTAACATGATGGTTCCCCTAGCTGGTTTGGTGGATACAGCTTTTTTGGGACATTTGGCCGATATTCGACATTTAGCCGGAGTTATTCTGGCTTCTATTCTTTTTGACTATCTCTACCGTGTCCTGAAGTTCCTGCGCTCTAGCACCAATGCCATTACGGCTGCTGCCGCAGGTTTAGATGATCATAAAGGCGTGTTATTGGCAGGTCTCCGTAGTGCCTTAGTTGCCTTGGGTATTGGGATAATGATTTTAATCCTGCAATATCCGTTACAAAAATTAGGCTTTGCGCTCTTGACTGGCTCCACCGAGATAGAGATTTCGGGGGCTGATTATTTCTATGGACGTATTTGGGGCGCACCAGCCGTTTTACTCAATTTTGTGATTATTGGTTGGTTTTTGGGACGAGAGATGAATTGGTTAGTGTTAGTCATTTCTTTGGTAGGCAATTTGTCTAATGTTTATCTAGATTACCTCATGATTTTTCAATGGGGTTGGGCCGGTGCTGGAGCCGGAATTGCAACCGCCTTAAGTCAATATTTATCTCTCTTGGTGGGGCTAATTGGTGTTATTTTCAGTATTCAGTGGCAATTTATCCCCGAAGTCTTGTCGGAAATTTTTGATCGGGCGGCTTTTAAGGAAACGATACTTTTAAAAACGAACATTTTAGTGCGCTTTGTGATATTAATTTCAACCTATGCAATTTTTACAAATATTAGTTCTGTTTTTGGAACTGTTACCTTGGCACAAAACGGTTTATTACTTCAAATTGCCTTATTGAGTCAATTTACGATTAATGGTGTGGGCTTAACGACCCAAACTTTAACCAGTAATTTTAACAGTCAAGGGAGTAAGGAAAAGCTAGTGCCGTTACTGATCGTTTCTATGATCACGAGTTTATTGATCGCACTCCTAATCGCCTTAGTTTCTATTCTATTTCCTGATCTGGTTTTTGGCTTACTGACCAATCATCAAGAAATTAATCATGACGTGACAAACTACAGTTTCTGGTTATTGCCCTTGTTAGAAATTACAGCGATCGCTTTTATGTTAGAGGGATATTTTACGGGACTTAAAGAAGGAAAAACCTTACGCAATGCGGTATTGGTGGCTTTTTTCCTTGGCTATCTACCCCTTTTAGCAATTGCTTGGTATCTTCACAGTAACCATCTCCTTTGGTTATCTTTAGTTGTTTATATGACGGCGATCACTCTCTATCTAGGCCGTCAAATACCCAGAACTCTGAATTTAACGGTTGAGAAGTTAGTTTGTCATGATCAGCATCCCGTTAAAGCTGACACGAATTAA
- a CDS encoding Uma2 family endonuclease, which produces MTAIVLNLKPFIEFTDQQFYQLCQEHQGLKFERTAEGELVIVSPVGGESGSREADLIGDLVYWNRQTQLGKVFSSSTCFKLPLGGNRSPDVAWISLPRWQQLTGEQQKTFPPLCPDFLIELRSESDSIAILKLKMEEYIDNGLRLGWLIDPQNHCVAIYRPSQDPQWLDHPQIMTGETILPGFTFTVSKLWS; this is translated from the coding sequence ATGACAGCTATTGTTCTTAATCTCAAACCCTTTATTGAATTTACTGATCAGCAATTTTATCAACTGTGTCAAGAGCATCAAGGCTTGAAATTTGAACGAACAGCCGAAGGAGAGTTAGTCATTGTGTCGCCTGTGGGAGGAGAAAGTGGCAGTCGAGAGGCAGATTTAATTGGTGATCTCGTCTATTGGAATCGTCAAACTCAACTCGGAAAAGTCTTTAGCTCATCCACTTGTTTTAAGTTACCCTTAGGGGGGAATCGCTCTCCTGATGTGGCTTGGATCAGCTTACCTCGTTGGCAACAATTAACCGGGGAACAACAAAAAACATTCCCACCGCTTTGTCCCGATTTCCTAATAGAACTGCGATCGGAAAGTGATTCTATTGCTATTCTTAAGCTCAAAATGGAGGAATATATTGATAATGGCCTACGCTTAGGATGGTTGATTGATCCTCAAAACCATTGTGTTGCTATCTATCGTCCAAGTCAAGATCCTCAATGGCTCGATCATCCTCAAATCATGACAGGAGAAACAATTTTACCTGGTTTCACTTTCACGGTGTCTAAACTATGGTCATAA
- a CDS encoding cytosine deaminase, with protein sequence MIPSTSHYWLTNAHIPVCLMPDCCFEPETGEGLALVDLEIRAGIITQIIKATGQTPWQSYADLHKRLVFPNFVDIHTHLDKGHIWERSPNLSATFDEALQVVSSDVKKYYRAEDVYRRFEFGLQCAYAHGTTALRTHIDSWGEQGRIGFEVFEALQKVWQDKLTLQAACLVSIDHYQTQEGIVLADRMAEMGTILGGVAYQNPELDQQLVQLFRLAQERNLDLDLHVDETGDRHSQVLHHVAVMALKTGFRGKILCGHCCSLGVQPLTQVAETLKLVKEAGIAIVSLPMCNLYLQGRYQQDLPAWRGITRVHQIRDRRIPLAFASDNCRDPFYGFGDHDGLEVLSQAVKIAHLDTPYADWCRSVTQTPADLMGLPHLGRIHPGVNADLIIFKARYFSELFSRPQSDRIVLRKGIVNEAKLPDYAELDDLV encoded by the coding sequence ATGATTCCCTCGACTAGCCACTACTGGTTAACCAATGCCCATATTCCCGTCTGTTTAATGCCCGATTGCTGCTTTGAGCCAGAAACAGGGGAAGGCTTGGCTCTGGTGGATCTGGAAATTAGGGCTGGAATCATAACACAGATCATTAAAGCCACCGGTCAAACTCCCTGGCAATCCTACGCTGATCTGCATAAACGTCTGGTTTTTCCTAATTTTGTCGATATTCACACCCATCTCGATAAGGGTCATATCTGGGAGCGCAGTCCCAATCTCTCTGCCACCTTTGACGAGGCACTACAGGTGGTTAGTTCAGATGTCAAGAAATACTATCGGGCCGAAGATGTTTATCGACGCTTTGAATTTGGTCTGCAATGCGCCTATGCTCACGGTACAACCGCCCTGCGAACTCATATTGATTCCTGGGGAGAGCAAGGAAGAATCGGGTTTGAAGTCTTTGAAGCTCTTCAAAAGGTTTGGCAGGATAAACTGACTCTACAGGCAGCTTGCTTGGTCTCGATTGATCATTATCAAACCCAGGAAGGGATTGTTCTAGCGGATCGCATGGCTGAGATGGGAACCATTTTAGGTGGTGTTGCTTACCAAAATCCTGAACTAGATCAGCAATTAGTCCAACTCTTTCGTCTTGCCCAGGAAAGAAATTTAGATTTAGACCTGCATGTGGATGAAACCGGCGATCGCCATTCTCAGGTGTTACATCATGTAGCCGTTATGGCCTTAAAAACAGGATTTAGAGGCAAAATTCTTTGTGGTCATTGTTGCAGTTTAGGGGTTCAACCGTTAACTCAAGTTGCAGAAACTTTAAAGTTAGTTAAAGAAGCTGGCATTGCCATTGTTAGCTTACCCATGTGTAATCTTTATTTACAGGGTCGTTATCAACAGGATCTTCCCGCTTGGCGGGGCATTACTAGAGTGCATCAAATCCGCGATCGCCGTATTCCCTTAGCCTTTGCCAGTGATAATTGTCGTGATCCTTTCTATGGTTTTGGCGATCATGATGGTCTAGAGGTTTTGAGTCAAGCGGTGAAAATTGCTCATTTAGATACACCCTATGCTGATTGGTGTCGTAGCGTGACCCAAACCCCTGCTGATTTAATGGGTTTACCGCATCTGGGACGTATTCACCCTGGTGTAAATGCTGATTTGATTATTTTTAAGGCTAGATATTTCAGTGAACTTTTTTCTCGCCCCCAAAGCGATCGCATTGTTTTAAGAAAAGGGATAGTTAATGAAGCAAAACTACCTGATTATGCAGAACTAGATGATTTAGTTTAA
- the hisIE gene encoding bifunctional phosphoribosyl-AMP cyclohydrolase/phosphoribosyl-ATP diphosphatase HisIE, with protein sequence MIFLSLQNAIPFDEIRFNEQGLIPAIAQDYLDGTVLMLAWMNRESLEKTLETGDVWYWSRSRQELWHKGATSGHLQKLKGIRYDCDSDALLLTIEQEGDIACHTGERSCFHQVDHQKSPPPADMLSELFAVICDRRDHPNEQSYTCKLLAGGDNKILKKIGEEGAEVVMACKDNDPDGIAGEVADLFYHTLVALAHHQVELRAVYRKLAERRG encoded by the coding sequence ATGATTTTTTTGTCACTTCAGAACGCTATTCCGTTTGATGAAATTCGGTTCAATGAGCAAGGTCTGATTCCGGCGATCGCCCAGGACTATTTGGACGGAACGGTTTTGATGCTGGCTTGGATGAATCGGGAGTCTTTAGAAAAAACCCTAGAGACGGGAGACGTTTGGTATTGGAGTCGATCGCGTCAGGAGCTTTGGCATAAGGGGGCAACATCGGGCCATCTACAAAAGCTGAAGGGTATTCGCTACGACTGCGATAGTGACGCTTTGTTGCTGACGATTGAACAGGAGGGAGACATTGCTTGTCATACGGGGGAAAGAAGCTGTTTTCATCAGGTTGATCATCAAAAATCGCCCCCTCCAGCGGATATGCTTTCAGAACTTTTTGCGGTTATCTGCGATCGCCGTGATCATCCGAACGAGCAGTCCTACACTTGTAAATTATTGGCGGGCGGTGATAATAAAATTCTTAAAAAAATTGGCGAAGAAGGTGCTGAAGTGGTTATGGCCTGCAAAGATAATGATCCCGATGGTATTGCGGGGGAAGTTGCGGATTTGTTTTACCATACCTTGGTGGCCCTAGCCCATCATCAAGTCGAATTGCGGGCTGTTTATCGTAAATTGGCAGAACGACGGGGTTAA
- the trxA gene encoding thioredoxin: MSASLAVTDATFKKDVLESEIPVLVDFWAPWCGPCRMVAPVVDEIAEQYNEQIKVVKLNTDENPNTATQYGIRSIPTLMIFKGGQRVDMVVGAVPKTTLANTLEKYL, translated from the coding sequence ATGAGTGCCTCACTTGCAGTTACAGACGCAACCTTTAAAAAGGATGTATTAGAAAGCGAAATTCCTGTGCTCGTTGACTTTTGGGCACCCTGGTGCGGCCCCTGTCGGATGGTGGCCCCGGTTGTGGACGAAATCGCTGAGCAGTATAATGAGCAAATCAAGGTTGTCAAGCTCAATACAGATGAAAACCCGAATACGGCTACTCAGTACGGCATTCGGAGTATTCCGACTCTCATGATTTTTAAAGGAGGTCAACGAGTTGATATGGTGGTGGGTGCAGTACCGAAGACAACGTTGGCCAATACCCTCGAAAAATATCTTTAA
- the pcrA gene encoding DNA helicase PcrA yields the protein MTAHLDFLAQLNSSQRRAVQHFCGPLLVVAGAGSGKTRALTYRIAYLIRQHRIDPENILAVTFTNKAAREMKERIEAVFVQEMAQQQYGKRFEALGEYEQKQLSSKVYKNITKKLWIGTFHSLFSRILRFDINKYQDERGRTWTRDFSIFDESDVQTLIKNIVTKQLDLDEKKFDPRSIRFQISNAKNLGFSPDQYLRENPSYKGRVTAEVYQAYQLQLAANNALDFDDLILVPTRLFQQNETILGYWHQQFHHILVDEYQDTNRIQYDLIRLLATNGETRKSAWNWRDRSIFVVGDADQSIYSFRMADFTILLNFQSDFGDGLPDLDTQTMVKLEENYRSRENILQAANHLIEKNSQRIDKVLKPTRGIGEDIYCYKADDERQEADFVVNTMRDLVKNNPELNWGSFAILYRTNAQSRVFEDKLIYHNIPYNIVGGFKFYDRQEIKDAIAYLRVIANPADTVSILRILNTPRRGIGKSTIETFVNATKELDIPLWEILKDETSVNAMAGRAAKATNRFAQMIKTFQEQKETHTAAEILDAVMQASGYVEDLKQKGTEEADNRLANIAELYNAVLQFQAENEETKLTDFLANASLASDLDDLQEAEEKVALLTFHSAKGLEFPVVFLVGMEQGTCPHSRSLNNPLDLEEERRLCYVGVTRAKEQLFLTYARERYVWGSLETKIPSQFLQELPPDLIRSNVKSSRRQTPAPKPPSRSDSATASTTTTPQLPWAVGDRIIHDHFGEGTITHILGSGRKTNLAIKFQGIGQKIIDPKFTPIKIKSLKNQNH from the coding sequence ATGACCGCTCATCTCGATTTTCTGGCTCAATTGAATTCTTCGCAGCGTCGTGCTGTCCAACATTTCTGTGGCCCTCTGCTGGTAGTTGCGGGGGCTGGTTCTGGTAAAACAAGGGCCCTAACCTATCGCATCGCTTATTTGATTCGTCAACATCGTATTGATCCGGAAAATATTTTAGCAGTTACTTTCACTAATAAGGCTGCACGGGAAATGAAGGAGCGCATTGAAGCTGTCTTTGTACAGGAAATGGCCCAGCAACAGTACGGAAAACGGTTTGAGGCCTTGGGAGAATACGAACAAAAACAGTTGTCCTCTAAGGTTTATAAAAATATTACTAAAAAACTCTGGATTGGAACGTTTCATAGTTTATTTTCACGGATATTACGGTTTGATATTAACAAGTACCAAGATGAGCGGGGACGCACCTGGACAAGAGATTTTTCCATTTTTGATGAATCTGATGTTCAAACTCTGATCAAAAATATTGTCACTAAACAATTAGATCTGGATGAGAAAAAATTTGATCCCCGTTCTATTCGTTTCCAAATTAGTAATGCTAAGAATTTAGGCTTCTCTCCCGATCAGTATTTGCGGGAAAATCCGAGCTATAAGGGGCGAGTGACGGCGGAGGTTTATCAAGCCTATCAACTGCAATTGGCTGCTAATAATGCTTTAGATTTTGACGATCTTATCTTAGTGCCAACTCGTCTTTTTCAACAAAATGAGACTATTTTAGGTTACTGGCATCAACAGTTCCATCATATTTTAGTAGATGAATATCAAGACACTAATCGTATTCAGTATGACTTGATTCGGCTCTTGGCTACCAATGGTGAAACCCGTAAATCGGCATGGAATTGGCGCGATCGCTCTATTTTTGTGGTGGGGGATGCGGATCAATCTATTTATAGTTTCCGCATGGCAGATTTTACCATTTTGTTAAATTTCCAATCTGATTTTGGCGATGGGCTACCGGATCTCGATACTCAGACAATGGTGAAACTGGAAGAAAATTATCGTTCCCGCGAAAATATTTTACAGGCGGCTAATCATCTCATTGAAAAGAATAGTCAACGCATTGATAAGGTACTTAAACCCACTAGAGGAATAGGAGAAGATATCTATTGTTACAAAGCTGATGATGAACGACAAGAAGCCGATTTTGTGGTTAATACCATGCGAGATCTGGTTAAAAACAATCCTGAGTTAAATTGGGGGAGTTTTGCTATCCTTTACCGCACTAATGCCCAATCCAGAGTCTTTGAAGATAAACTGATTTATCATAATATTCCCTATAATATTGTTGGTGGTTTTAAATTCTATGATCGTCAGGAAATTAAAGACGCGATCGCCTATTTACGGGTTATTGCCAATCCGGCTGATACCGTTAGCATCCTACGAATTTTGAACACACCGCGACGGGGTATTGGGAAATCCACTATTGAAACCTTTGTGAATGCAACGAAAGAACTGGATATCCCCCTTTGGGAGATTTTGAAAGATGAAACCTCAGTGAATGCAATGGCAGGACGGGCGGCCAAAGCCACCAATCGTTTTGCCCAGATGATTAAAACCTTTCAGGAGCAGAAAGAAACCCATACAGCCGCCGAAATTTTAGATGCAGTCATGCAGGCTTCTGGTTATGTGGAGGATTTAAAACAAAAAGGAACGGAAGAAGCGGATAACCGTTTAGCCAATATTGCTGAACTCTATAATGCAGTGTTGCAATTCCAAGCCGAAAATGAAGAAACCAAGTTAACCGATTTTTTAGCCAATGCCTCTCTTGCTTCTGACCTAGATGATCTACAAGAAGCGGAAGAAAAAGTCGCTTTGTTAACCTTTCATTCAGCTAAAGGTTTGGAATTTCCTGTTGTTTTCTTGGTGGGTATGGAACAGGGAACTTGTCCCCATAGCCGTTCTCTCAATAATCCCCTCGATCTAGAGGAGGAACGCCGTCTTTGTTATGTGGGTGTTACCAGAGCAAAAGAGCAATTATTTTTAACCTATGCCAGAGAACGTTATGTTTGGGGTTCTCTAGAAACGAAAATTCCTTCCCAATTTCTTCAGGAACTACCACCTGATCTGATTCGGAGCAATGTAAAGTCTTCTCGTCGTCAAACGCCTGCGCCTAAACCTCCTAGCCGTTCTGATTCAGCGACGGCCAGCACAACTACCACACCTCAGTTACCCTGGGCGGTCGGCGATCGCATTATACATGACCATTTTGGCGAAGGAACTATTACTCATATTTTAGGAAGTGGCAGAAAGACCAATTTAGCGATCAAATTTCAAGGGATTGGTCAGAAGATTATCGATCCAAAATTTACACCGATTAAAATCAAATCATTGAAAAATCAAAATCATTAA
- a CDS encoding ISKra4 family transposase has product MSGMAGKEVKNDLLENHGRKVALSYIQRLSEAVGSVVQAKEEAWSYAPPKEDSQIATVGIGLDGTCMLMCEDGYREAMVGTVSLYDSEGERQHTIYLGAAPEYGKKSFLERLEREIERAKNRYPEATLVGIADGAESNWKFLEKQTEEQILDFYHASGYLGALAEALHPNTVSKQKEWLTENCRELKHEKGKAGELLNLMKEVKEEKSHSKNLTEKLQAAITYYENHQHQMDYAEYIEKKYPIGSGVTEAACKTLVKQRLCCSGMRWKEKGAGIILSLRALVLTKERWSQFWAKLDQYGFPVEP; this is encoded by the coding sequence ATGTCAGGGATGGCAGGCAAAGAGGTGAAAAATGATTTATTAGAAAATCATGGTAGAAAAGTAGCGCTATCCTATATCCAAAGATTGAGTGAAGCAGTAGGAAGTGTGGTACAGGCAAAAGAAGAAGCGTGGAGTTATGCCCCGCCCAAGGAGGATAGCCAAATTGCAACAGTGGGAATAGGATTAGATGGAACCTGTATGCTGATGTGTGAGGATGGCTACCGTGAAGCAATGGTGGGAACCGTTTCCCTATACGATAGTGAGGGAGAACGTCAACATACAATCTATCTAGGTGCGGCACCAGAGTATGGAAAAAAGAGTTTTCTAGAAAGATTAGAAAGAGAAATTGAGCGAGCGAAAAACCGTTATCCAGAGGCAACATTGGTCGGTATAGCAGACGGGGCAGAATCAAATTGGAAGTTTTTAGAAAAGCAAACGGAAGAACAGATATTAGATTTCTATCATGCCTCTGGTTACTTAGGTGCCTTGGCAGAAGCGTTGCATCCGAATACCGTGTCAAAACAAAAAGAATGGTTGACTGAAAATTGTCGAGAACTCAAGCATGAAAAAGGAAAAGCAGGAGAACTGCTAAATCTGATGAAAGAAGTCAAAGAAGAAAAAAGTCATTCTAAGAATCTTACCGAGAAACTACAAGCGGCGATTACTTATTACGAGAATCATCAGCATCAAATGGATTATGCTGAATACATAGAGAAAAAGTATCCGATTGGTTCAGGTGTTACGGAAGCAGCTTGTAAGACGTTGGTCAAACAACGATTATGTTGTTCAGGAATGCGATGGAAGGAAAAAGGAGCAGGAATTATTTTGAGCCTACGAGCTTTGGTATTGACCAAGGAACGATGGAGTCAATTTTGGGCAAAACTTGATCAATATGGGTTCCCTGTAGAACCCTGA